The following is a genomic window from Amycolatopsis acidiphila.
CCGCAGAACACCGCGAACCCCGTCCACGGCGCCAGGCTCGTCGGGTCCGCGCGCACCGCCGTGAGCGCCTGCCCGGCCGCGCTGGGCAGGTAGGGATCGACGTGGCTGGACCAGCTGTCGGGCAGGGCCGACACCAGCGCGGGCAGGACCAGCAACACACCGAACAGCGTCGCGATCGCCCCGGCCGTGTGCCGGAGGATCCAGCCCAGCGCGACCCCGAGCAGGCCGACCACGGTGAGGTAGAGCGCCGTGCCGAGAACCGCACGCAGCACGCCCGGCGCGCCGAGCGTCGTCTGGATGTGCTGGGAAGACAGCATCGCCTGGCCGGCGAAGAACGCGACGAACGAGCCGATCACGGTCACCGCGAAAGTCACGACGGCGAACACCGCCAGCTTCGCCCACAGCACCGGCAGCCGGCGCGGGGCCGCGGACAGGCTCGCCCTGATCATCCCGGTGCTGTACTCGCCGCTGACCACGAGCACACCGAGCACGCCGATGATCAGCTGGGCCAGGTACAGCCCGCGCAGGCTGGTCACGGTCGGGTCGAAGCGGGCCTGCTCGATCGGGTTCATCCGCGTCCAGCGGCTGTCGACCACCGCGGAGAACATGATGCCGAACCCCACCAGCACCACGATGTTGGCGGCCAGCGCCACATAGGACGAGCGCAGCGACCGGAACTTCACCCATTCCGATGCCAGCACCCGGGCCTGGGTCACCCGCGCCCCCGGCATGGGTGCGACAGCCGTGGTCATGACGCCTTCCTTTCGGTGCCGTACTCCACGGCGTCGTCGGTGAGTTCCATGAACGCCTCCTCCAGCGAGGCCCGGATCGGGGTCAGCTCCTCCAGCGGTAGCTGTTCGCGCAGGGCCACCAGGCCGATGTCGGTGGCGCTCATCCCGGAGACCTCCAGCAGACAGTCCTCCTGGGTCGTGATCGAGACGTCCGGCCCGGCCAGCAACGACCGCAGCCGGGTCGCCTGCGGGCTGCGTACCCGCACCGTGTTGCGCGATGCCGACTCGATGAACTCGGCGACCGAGGTGTCCGCGATGAGCCGACCGCGTCCGACGACGATCAGGTGCTCGGCCGTCAGCGCCATCTCACTCATCAGATGCGAGGACACGAACACGGTGCGGCCCTCCTCGGCCAGCCCGCGCAGCAGGTTCCGGATCCACAGGATCCCCTGCGGGTCCAGCCCGTTCACCGGCTCGTCGAGCACCAGCGTGGCCGGGTCGCCCAGCAGCGCCGCCGCGATCCCCAGCCGCTGGCCCATGCCCAGCGAAAAGCCGCCCACCCGCTTGCGCGCCACCTGCTCCAGACCGACCAGGCCGATCACCTCGTCCACTCGCCGTCGCGGAATTCCGTTGCTGACCGCGAGCGCCAGCAGGTGGTTGTACGCCGACCGTCCCGTGTGGACTGCCCGCGCTTCGAGCAGTGCACCCACCTCGCGTAACGGGGCGGTGTGCTCGGCGTAGCGGCGGCCATTGACCAGCACGCTGCCGGACGTCGGCGCGTCCAGCCCCATGATCATCCGGATGGTCGTGGACTTACCGGCCCCGTTCGGTCCGAGGAACCCGGTCACCACCCCGGGCTTGACCGTGAACGTGAGCTCGTCGACGGCGAGCTTCTCGCCGTATCTCTTGGTCAGCGCCTGCGCTTCGATCATGCCGTACCCCTTCCTGCCTGTGTCGCGAGGAGTATTGGCCATCAGCGAGGCGTGCACGACTGCCCAGGGACTGAACCCGCGCCCCGAGCCGTCCACCTTCAGACCTACCCGCTACGCCGAAAGTCGCACCCCGCCCGCTCGCCGGCGATCACTTTCGTCGCCGGCCGAGCCGCGCACTCTTGGTCCTGGCCGGCAGGCGGCATGCCGCCGGGTGCGTCTTCACCAAGCCCGGCACAGGATCACCCGGACGGGGAGAGCGCCTTACCTCCTGCTGGCCCTCGGTTTGCCTCGCGCTAACTCCGGGGCAAATACCTTCAGTGACGAATTGGACGCTCACTGCTCGTATTGGAGGGCGTATGGCCGCGGGAAACCTCGGCGACCGCTACGTGCTGCGCAAGCTTCCCCAGGTGACAGCGTTGTTCTGGGTGCTGAAGATCGTCGCCGTCACGCTGGGAGAGACGGCCGGAGACCTGGTCGGTATCACCTTCCGGACGGGCTACGTCGTCACCGAGCTGCTGTTTTTGAGTTACTTCTTGATCGTGCTCGCGATCCAGGTCGCGAGCCGCCGCTTCCGCCCGGGCGTGTTCTGGGCGGTCGTGCTCGGAACCAGCATGGTCGGCACCGAGATGTCGGACCTGCTCGACCGGGGACCTGGTCACGGCAGCGCGGCGAACGGGGTCGGATACGGGTGGGGCGCGATCATCCTCACCAGCCTGCTCGCGCTCATCTTCCTCCTGTGGTGGCGCACAGGGCAGACCTTCGACGTGGAGAACATCGCCGGCCGCAAGGGCGAGATCCTGTACTGGACCGCCATCCTGGTGTCCAACACGCTCGGCACCGCCAGCGGCGACTGGCTGTCGGACGACACCGGACTGGGTTTCCGCAACGCGTTCCTGATCATCGCGGCCATCATGGTGCTCATCGTCGCCGCGCATTACCTGACCAGGATCAACACGATGCTGCTGTTCTGGCTCGCGTTCATCCTGACACGCCCATTGGGCGCCGCCGGCGGGGACGCGCTCACCAAGCCGGTTGCGGACGGCGGTCTCGGCTGGGGCACGCTGTGGGGCTCGGCGGCGCT
Proteins encoded in this region:
- a CDS encoding ABC transporter permease codes for the protein MTTAVAPMPGARVTQARVLASEWVKFRSLRSSYVALAANIVVLVGFGIMFSAVVDSRWTRMNPIEQARFDPTVTSLRGLYLAQLIIGVLGVLVVSGEYSTGMIRASLSAAPRRLPVLWAKLAVFAVVTFAVTVIGSFVAFFAGQAMLSSQHIQTTLGAPGVLRAVLGTALYLTVVGLLGVALGWILRHTAGAIATLFGVLLVLPALVSALPDSWSSHVDPYLPSAAGQALTAVRADPTSLAPWTGFAVFCGYLVVAVIAAAVLLERRDA
- a CDS encoding ATP-binding cassette domain-containing protein, with protein sequence MIEAQALTKRYGEKLAVDELTFTVKPGVVTGFLGPNGAGKSTTIRMIMGLDAPTSGSVLVNGRRYAEHTAPLREVGALLEARAVHTGRSAYNHLLALAVSNGIPRRRVDEVIGLVGLEQVARKRVGGFSLGMGQRLGIAAALLGDPATLVLDEPVNGLDPQGILWIRNLLRGLAEEGRTVFVSSHLMSEMALTAEHLIVVGRGRLIADTSVAEFIESASRNTVRVRSPQATRLRSLLAGPDVSITTQEDCLLEVSGMSATDIGLVALREQLPLEELTPIRASLEEAFMELTDDAVEYGTERKAS
- a CDS encoding COG4705 family protein; its protein translation is MAAGNLGDRYVLRKLPQVTALFWVLKIVAVTLGETAGDLVGITFRTGYVVTELLFLSYFLIVLAIQVASRRFRPGVFWAVVLGTSMVGTEMSDLLDRGPGHGSAANGVGYGWGAIILTSLLALIFLLWWRTGQTFDVENIAGRKGEILYWTAILVSNTLGTASGDWLSDDTGLGFRNAFLIIAAIMVLIVAAHYLTRINTMLLFWLAFILTRPLGAAGGDALTKPVADGGLGWGTLWGSAALFGLLAVLVAHQARHVRRRPLPPLPYPVNRMTGAPQTPNGAVITRGRDATLPR